Proteins co-encoded in one Meiothermus sp. genomic window:
- a CDS encoding HRDC domain-containing protein yields MQCQTFTLRLDNAQDLERLNSFLAQVMPIQVSSSLVSGNKPFWSVLVFYEGTAPQPKQAEAVHTPSDPRFEALRAWRSRKAKEEGVPPYVVATNAELKAILEEQSKTLEELAQVKGFSKAKAAKYGRELLSLLK; encoded by the coding sequence ATGCAGTGTCAGACTTTTACCCTACGCCTAGACAATGCCCAGGACCTCGAGCGCCTCAACAGCTTTTTGGCTCAGGTAATGCCCATCCAGGTATCCAGCAGCCTGGTTTCGGGTAACAAACCCTTTTGGAGCGTGCTGGTGTTTTACGAGGGGACGGCCCCGCAACCCAAACAAGCAGAGGCTGTCCATACCCCCAGCGACCCGAGGTTCGAGGCCCTGCGCGCATGGCGTAGTCGCAAGGCCAAGGAAGAGGGCGTTCCACCCTATGTGGTTGCAACCAATGCCGAATTAAAGGCGATTCTTGAGGAGCAGTCCAAGACCCTCGAGGAGCTTGCTCAGGTGAAGGGTTTCAGCAAAGCAAAGGCCGCCAAGTATGGCCGGGAACTTTTGTCGCTCCTGAAGTAA
- a CDS encoding LCP family protein, whose translation MRRVVPFLVLFLLLGLIWWAYPLLQPLLRYGTLPRNLERPLTVLVLGVAPEYKYYHQRAPENFRGLSDVNLLVRFDPSSKRVAVLSIPRDVYVPIPGYGWYIINHANKFGGPDLAKQVVSNLTGVEIDAYLAVSVEAIRNGVDALGGVTVCVEKPMKYKDTAAKLDIDLEPGCQLLNGAQAEGYLRFRHDALGDIGRIQRQQNFFHALKQQILTPSGLLRLPQAIASVEQNIRTDLTREQIAGLMGFAIQQPQLVSLLTPGRFGQGWEVDQAELQKVVQRYFVNSSNTAKATLEDLQGREAVVLYAAPQETAAIEMRHRLRELGLRVLLREVESVPPRSEVLANGASELAEVLGEVIGLPPRISGEAALYADLTVRIGADFANISRKSQ comes from the coding sequence ATGCGGCGTGTCGTTCCTTTTCTGGTTCTCTTTCTTCTACTGGGCCTCATCTGGTGGGCCTATCCTTTGCTTCAACCCCTACTGCGCTACGGCACTTTGCCGCGCAACCTCGAGCGCCCCCTGACGGTTCTGGTGTTGGGGGTGGCTCCGGAGTACAAGTATTACCATCAGCGTGCACCTGAGAACTTTCGCGGCCTGTCGGATGTCAATCTGCTGGTTCGGTTTGACCCCTCGTCCAAGCGCGTTGCCGTACTCTCAATTCCAAGGGATGTGTATGTGCCGATTCCCGGCTATGGCTGGTACATCATCAACCACGCCAACAAGTTTGGCGGCCCCGACTTAGCCAAGCAGGTCGTCAGCAACCTGACTGGGGTCGAGATTGACGCCTATCTGGCCGTGAGTGTCGAGGCCATCCGCAATGGGGTAGATGCGTTGGGGGGCGTAACTGTTTGCGTAGAAAAACCTATGAAATATAAGGATACCGCCGCCAAGCTGGATATCGACCTCGAGCCCGGCTGCCAGCTTCTAAACGGTGCACAAGCCGAAGGGTATTTGCGTTTTCGCCACGATGCCCTGGGTGATATTGGCCGTATCCAGCGCCAGCAAAACTTCTTTCATGCTCTAAAGCAGCAAATTCTCACGCCCAGTGGCCTGTTGCGTTTGCCCCAGGCCATTGCCAGCGTGGAGCAAAACATTCGTACCGACCTAACCCGCGAACAGATAGCTGGCCTGATGGGCTTTGCTATACAACAGCCGCAACTGGTCTCCCTCCTAACGCCAGGCCGGTTTGGTCAGGGCTGGGAGGTGGATCAGGCCGAGTTGCAAAAAGTGGTTCAACGCTACTTTGTCAATTCATCGAATACAGCTAAAGCCACCCTGGAAGATTTGCAAGGCCGAGAGGCTGTGGTGCTTTACGCTGCCCCACAGGAAACCGCCGCCATCGAGATGCGGCACAGGTTGCGCGAGCTGGGGCTACGGGTGTTGTTGCGGGAGGTGGAGAGCGTACCACCGCGCAGCGAGGTGCTGGCCAACGGGGCTTCGGAGCTGGCCGAGGTGCTGGGTGAGGTTATCGGATTACCTCCTCGCATATCGGGTGAGGCCGCTTTATATGCCGACCTTACGGTGCGTATTGGGGCCGATTTCGCAAATATCAGCAGGAAAAGCCAGTAG
- a CDS encoding phosphohydrolase, producing MNERTVQVTQPKAKLYVEADLAIREGLQRYPKALSAYEMLTADSEARGHWDMANYITVRKLGYNDHGRVHALLTGAASVTILQLLVDHGVKPDVMESGVGDLDDTFLTVLLSTMLHDIGNQVHRVRHEAFSVMLAIPILDRILEKIYRDPEQRIELRAFMLHSINSHDLEPEPLTIEAGITAVADGTDITKGRGRKAFALGSVDIHSISALAVDEVQILKGEQVPVEIRVVMNNSAGIFQVEEVLTKKVLRSPIRDYVTVIASTHDTEHDQRIIRRVRLHETEPRFTLD from the coding sequence ATGAATGAGCGCACGGTTCAGGTTACCCAGCCCAAGGCCAAGCTATACGTCGAGGCCGACCTGGCTATCCGCGAAGGCCTGCAGCGTTACCCCAAGGCACTGTCTGCCTACGAGATGCTCACCGCCGATTCCGAGGCTCGGGGTCACTGGGATATGGCCAACTACATCACCGTGCGCAAGCTGGGCTACAACGACCACGGAAGGGTGCACGCCCTCTTGACTGGCGCGGCCAGCGTAACCATCTTGCAGCTACTGGTCGACCACGGGGTCAAGCCCGATGTGATGGAAAGCGGGGTAGGCGACCTGGACGACACCTTCCTTACGGTATTGCTTTCCACTATGCTCCACGACATTGGCAATCAGGTGCACCGGGTGCGCCACGAGGCGTTTAGCGTGATGCTGGCGATTCCCATCCTGGACAGGATATTAGAGAAAATCTATCGCGACCCCGAACAGCGCATCGAGCTGCGGGCTTTCATGTTGCACTCGATTAACAGTCACGACCTCGAGCCCGAGCCCCTGACCATCGAGGCCGGTATCACCGCGGTAGCCGATGGTACCGATATTACCAAAGGCCGGGGACGCAAAGCCTTTGCCCTGGGCTCGGTGGATATTCACTCGATTAGTGCGCTGGCTGTAGACGAGGTACAGATCCTCAAAGGCGAGCAGGTTCCTGTAGAGATTCGGGTGGTCATGAACAACTCTGCTGGGATCTTTCAGGTCGAAGAAGTGTTGACCAAAAAGGTGCTGCGGAGTCCCATTCGCGATTATGTAACGGTCATTGCCAGCACCCACGACACCGAACACGACCAGCGCATTATCCGTCGGGTGCGTCTGCACGAGACGGAACCCCGCTTTACCCTGGACTGA
- a CDS encoding chromosome segregation protein ScpA, producing the protein MITLRFEQFSGTPRELAEQIRKGRIVAKDLPVLTLTEQALAQVQTLGLSERSELLPILAELVLFKLRAFARRPEVVLAEDEEFLEESGPAFLETLVALEEAIAFLEQRSRERARVLPVPPPPLPKDRRLRPMPLQLLVRAVEPFARRAELHLEPETFGLKEAWERIKGFLWGLRRALFGQLPLRGWNEQTVAFAALLEAKKQGQVELHQQENFGALEVELKTTH; encoded by the coding sequence GTGATTACCCTACGCTTCGAGCAATTCAGCGGAACGCCCAGGGAGCTGGCCGAGCAGATACGCAAGGGCAGGATCGTTGCCAAAGACCTGCCGGTGCTGACCCTCACCGAGCAGGCCCTGGCCCAGGTGCAGACCCTGGGGCTTTCCGAGCGGAGCGAGCTGTTGCCCATCCTGGCCGAGCTGGTGCTTTTCAAGCTGCGGGCCTTCGCCAGGCGGCCCGAGGTCGTGCTGGCCGAGGATGAGGAATTCCTCGAGGAGAGCGGCCCGGCTTTCCTCGAGACCCTGGTGGCCCTGGAAGAGGCCATTGCTTTCCTCGAGCAGCGCTCCCGCGAGCGGGCCCGGGTGCTGCCAGTGCCTCCGCCCCCGCTCCCCAAGGACCGTCGCCTGCGCCCCATGCCCCTGCAACTGCTGGTGCGGGCGGTTGAGCCTTTCGCGCGGCGGGCTGAGCTGCACCTCGAGCCCGAGACTTTCGGGCTTAAGGAAGCCTGGGAGCGCATCAAGGGCTTTTTGTGGGGCCTGCGCCGGGCCCTGTTTGGACAACTGCCGCTGCGGGGCTGGAACGAGCAGACCGTGGCCTTTGCCGCCCTTCTGGAAGCCAAAAAGCAGGGCCAGGTGGAGCTACACCAGCAAGAGAATTTCGGGGCGCTCGAGGTCGAGCTCAAAACCACCCACTAG
- the aspS gene encoding aspartate--tRNA(Asn) ligase yields MSRTLASQIAAHVGQTVTLQGFLHWKRDLGGIRFALLRDRSGIVQVVVDKRFELPIAESSMRVVGQVVANAKAPGGYEVVAQEIEFYAKASEPSPIEIPKEEWRVNPETLLEYRYVSLRGEKARAPLKIQAALVRGFRNYLDSQGFTEIFTPKIVSAGAEGGSNLFGIDYFEHRAYLAQSPQLYKQIMVGVFERVYEVAPVFRAEQHATSRHLNEYLSLDVEMGFIESEHDVMDLEEELIRAMLDEARHTAAPECELLGVEWPNLSEMPRLENPEARRILREELGMPVGADFNEEAERALGAWAKEKWGVDFLFISKYPESARPFYAYPEGDGSTRGFDLLFRGLEITSGGQRIHQYEVLVEQLKKKGNDPAHFAGYLEVFKYGMPPHGGFAIGAERLTQKLVGLPNVRYARAFPRDRHRLTP; encoded by the coding sequence ATGTCAAGAACCCTTGCCAGTCAGATTGCAGCGCACGTAGGCCAGACCGTTACCCTACAAGGCTTCCTCCACTGGAAGCGTGACCTGGGCGGGATTCGGTTTGCCCTTTTGCGTGACCGCAGCGGCATTGTACAGGTAGTAGTGGATAAGCGTTTCGAGCTACCCATCGCCGAGTCCTCGATGCGCGTGGTGGGCCAGGTGGTAGCCAATGCCAAAGCACCGGGCGGCTACGAGGTGGTGGCCCAGGAGATCGAGTTCTATGCCAAGGCCAGCGAGCCCAGCCCCATCGAGATTCCCAAGGAAGAGTGGCGGGTCAACCCCGAGACCTTGCTGGAGTACCGCTATGTGAGCCTGCGCGGAGAGAAAGCCCGCGCGCCTCTGAAAATTCAAGCGGCTTTGGTGCGCGGCTTTCGCAACTATCTGGATAGCCAGGGCTTCACCGAGATTTTTACCCCCAAGATTGTCTCGGCAGGGGCCGAGGGGGGCAGCAACCTATTTGGCATTGACTACTTTGAGCACCGGGCTTACCTGGCCCAGTCGCCCCAGCTTTATAAACAGATTATGGTGGGGGTTTTCGAGCGGGTCTACGAGGTTGCGCCGGTGTTTCGGGCTGAGCAGCACGCCACCAGCCGCCACCTCAACGAGTATTTGTCGCTGGACGTGGAGATGGGGTTCATCGAGTCGGAGCACGACGTGATGGATCTCGAGGAGGAGCTCATCCGGGCCATGCTGGACGAGGCCCGCCACACCGCTGCACCCGAGTGCGAGCTACTGGGGGTGGAGTGGCCCAACCTATCCGAGATGCCCCGCCTCGAGAACCCCGAGGCCCGCCGCATCCTGCGCGAAGAGCTGGGGATGCCGGTAGGGGCCGACTTCAACGAGGAAGCCGAGCGGGCCCTGGGGGCCTGGGCCAAGGAGAAGTGGGGCGTGGACTTCCTGTTCATCTCCAAGTACCCAGAGTCCGCCCGGCCCTTTTATGCCTACCCCGAAGGCGACGGCTCTACCCGAGGCTTCGACCTCTTGTTCAGGGGCCTCGAGATTACCTCGGGGGGGCAGCGCATTCACCAGTACGAGGTGTTGGTAGAGCAGCTTAAAAAGAAGGGCAACGACCCCGCCCATTTTGCGGGCTACCTCGAGGTCTTCAAGTACGGGATGCCTCCCCACGGCGGCTTTGCCATCGGGGCCGAGCGCCTCACCCAGAAGCTGGTGGGGCTGCCCAACGTGCGCTATGCCCGGGCCTTCCCGCGCGACCGCCACCGCCTGACGCCGTAA
- a CDS encoding enoyl-CoA hydratase/isomerase family protein, whose translation MAETFELEMPEFEYLTYRVEDGMGIVTISRPQALNALNQDLLIELASVTEVITQDPEVKVAIFTGEGKAFVAGADIAQIASLQDVFAAREFAIMGQSVFNEIAALPVPSIAAINGYALGGGLELALACDLRVASHKAKLGLPEVGLGIIPGFGGTQRLPRLVGRGRALDLIFTGRHVPAEEALSLGLVNRVGEDALQTAKELAAAILKNGPVALALAKEAVGRGENLDLQEALEVEADLFGLACATQDMREGTKAFLEKRPAQFKGE comes from the coding sequence ATGGCAGAAACCTTTGAACTCGAGATGCCCGAATTTGAATACCTGACCTACCGTGTCGAAGACGGGATGGGTATTGTCACCATCAGCCGTCCCCAGGCCCTCAACGCCCTCAACCAAGATTTGCTTATCGAACTGGCCAGCGTAACCGAGGTTATCACCCAAGACCCCGAGGTCAAGGTGGCCATCTTTACCGGAGAGGGCAAGGCTTTTGTAGCGGGAGCCGATATCGCTCAGATTGCCAGCCTGCAGGATGTGTTTGCTGCACGGGAGTTTGCCATTATGGGCCAGTCGGTCTTCAACGAGATTGCGGCCCTGCCAGTGCCCAGCATTGCGGCCATCAACGGATATGCCCTGGGGGGTGGGCTCGAGCTGGCTCTGGCCTGCGACCTACGGGTAGCTAGCCACAAAGCCAAGCTGGGCCTTCCAGAGGTGGGGCTGGGCATCATTCCCGGCTTCGGTGGAACCCAGCGCCTGCCCCGCCTGGTAGGCCGGGGCCGCGCCCTGGATCTCATTTTTACCGGACGGCACGTGCCTGCCGAGGAAGCCCTGAGCCTGGGCCTGGTTAATCGGGTGGGCGAAGATGCCCTGCAAACCGCTAAAGAGCTGGCCGCGGCCATCCTGAAAAACGGCCCGGTGGCCCTGGCTCTGGCCAAGGAAGCGGTAGGGCGGGGCGAGAATCTGGATTTACAGGAAGCCCTCGAGGTCGAAGCCGACTTGTTTGGCCTGGCCTGTGCGACTCAGGACATGCGCGAAGGCACCAAGGCGTTCTTGGAAAAACGCCCTGCGCAGTTCAAGGGGGAGTGA
- the trpS gene encoding tryptophan--tRNA ligase translates to MKRVFSGFQPTGDLHIGNYLGAMVNYIALGEKLGQDAIYCIVDYHAPTNPAAYDKDLLRQRTFEAALVNIAAGLDPNKVILFVQSHVPEHTELAWIFTTQTPYGDLTRMTQFKDKAAKLESVPAGLLMYPVLMAADILLYKADTVPVGDDQTQHLELTREIARRWNQTYGETFPEPEIYLNPHAPRVPGIDGKAKMSKSVGNTIGLLEDEESIWAKIRTMPDDPARIRLSDPGDPERSVVFKFLQYFAPPELVQVLREEYRRRGIGTLVVKQLLMQEMMKTLRPIRERAEELRAHPDRVLGALEEGAAKARRIAQATMEEVRDKFGLLRPKSRTSGTPAPVKVASK, encoded by the coding sequence GTGAAACGGGTTTTTTCTGGCTTCCAGCCCACCGGCGACCTGCACATCGGCAACTACCTGGGTGCGATGGTCAACTATATCGCCTTAGGCGAAAAGCTGGGCCAGGACGCCATCTATTGCATTGTGGACTACCACGCCCCCACCAACCCGGCGGCCTACGACAAAGACCTCCTGCGCCAGCGCACCTTCGAGGCGGCGCTGGTGAATATCGCGGCCGGGCTCGACCCCAACAAGGTGATTCTGTTCGTGCAGTCGCACGTGCCCGAGCACACCGAGCTGGCCTGGATTTTCACCACCCAGACCCCCTACGGCGACCTGACCCGCATGACCCAGTTCAAGGACAAAGCCGCCAAGCTCGAGTCGGTGCCGGCGGGGCTTTTGATGTACCCGGTGCTGATGGCCGCCGATATTCTGCTCTACAAAGCCGATACCGTGCCGGTGGGCGACGACCAGACCCAGCACCTCGAGCTCACCCGCGAGATTGCCCGTCGCTGGAACCAGACCTACGGCGAGACCTTCCCCGAACCGGAAATCTACCTGAACCCCCACGCCCCCCGCGTGCCCGGCATCGACGGCAAGGCCAAGATGTCCAAGAGCGTGGGCAACACCATCGGGCTCCTGGAGGACGAGGAGAGCATCTGGGCCAAAATACGCACCATGCCCGACGACCCGGCCCGCATCCGGCTCTCCGACCCCGGCGACCCCGAGCGCAGCGTGGTCTTCAAGTTTCTGCAGTACTTCGCCCCGCCCGAGCTGGTGCAGGTGCTGCGCGAGGAGTACCGCCGGCGGGGTATCGGCACCTTAGTGGTCAAGCAGCTTCTGATGCAGGAGATGATGAAAACCCTGCGGCCCATCCGCGAACGCGCCGAGGAGCTGCGGGCCCACCCCGACCGGGTACTGGGGGCCCTCGAGGAGGGCGCCGCCAAAGCCCGCCGCATCGCCCAGGCCACCATGGAAGAGGTGCGCGACAAGTTTGGGCTGCTCCGGCCCAAAAGCCGGACTTCCGGAACGCCCGCGCCGGTAAAAGTGGCCTCCAAGTAA
- the minE gene encoding cell division topological specificity factor MinE, translating to MWPWQRKSKDTLKERLKVVLAYDRAHLSPGMVEQLKQDLLAVLKRYFPDEENLEIHVETIDDKMKLQADVPISK from the coding sequence ATGTGGCCCTGGCAGCGCAAAAGCAAGGACACCTTGAAAGAACGCCTCAAGGTGGTGCTGGCCTACGACCGGGCCCACCTGAGCCCTGGTATGGTGGAGCAGCTCAAGCAAGACCTGCTGGCCGTGCTGAAGCGGTATTTTCCGGATGAGGAAAACCTGGAAATCCACGTCGAGACCATTGACGACAAAATGAAGCTTCAGGCCGATGTGCCGATCTCCAAGTAA
- the polA gene encoding DNA polymerase I: protein MEQPSLFSSESPSVELLRPDRIWLVDGHHLAYRSYFAFEKLATSRGEPTQAIFGFLRTLLKLLKEDGDCVIVVFDPPTKTFRHDAFEAYKAGRAPTPDDFHPQLEKIKELVDLMGLRRLEVPGYEADDVIGTLAKKAEQEGYPVRILTGDRDSFQLLSEAVQVMLPDGRLMHPQAVQEKYGVSVAQWVDYRSLVGDSSDNLPGAKGIGEKTAAKLLQEWGSLEGLYANLEALSPKIRASLEESRDNIQLSHALSQIHTDLPIEIDFRDCHRREPDRMALREALEKLEFGSILRELNLLAAPPAAEEAPWPPPPEAFLGYTLDRAQPMWANWVGLAAFAEGRVYRGQPSLQELKKFPEIRSMVAKDLSVLALKEGVWVPPGDDPMLLAYLYDPSNSDPASTVRRYGAGDWSPDPAERAQAAHILWQTLQSRIGENPKIEWLYQQIEKPLSAVLARIEARGISLNAEYLLQLSEELAKEISYLEAEIHRLAGRPFNVNSRDQLEVVLYDELKLSASGRKTQTGKRSTAASALEELLGQHPIIDRILTYRELTKLKSTYLDPLPKLIHPKTGRLHTRFNQTGTATGRLSSVDPNLQNIPVRTEIGSRIRKAFRAAPGMKLVVADYSQIELRVLAHLSGDENLIQVFREGRDIHTQTAAWMFGLEPDKVGAEQRRAAKTINFGVLYGMSAHRLSNELSIPYAEAENFIERYFASYPKVRAWIERVLAAARQNGYVETMFGRRRFVTDLDSRIRSVREAAERMAFNMPVQGTAADLIKLAMVKLQPELEPLKAHLVLQVHDELLVEAPADRAEAVAGVVREVMQQAWALEVPLEVGIGIGENWLEAK, encoded by the coding sequence GTGGAGCAACCCAGTCTATTCAGCAGCGAAAGCCCGTCCGTCGAGCTGCTCAGGCCCGATCGCATCTGGCTGGTGGATGGGCATCATCTGGCTTACCGCAGCTACTTTGCCTTCGAAAAGCTGGCGACCTCGAGGGGCGAACCCACCCAGGCCATTTTTGGCTTTCTGCGCACCTTGCTCAAACTCCTCAAGGAAGACGGCGACTGCGTGATTGTGGTCTTCGACCCCCCAACTAAAACCTTCCGGCACGACGCCTTCGAGGCCTACAAGGCCGGGCGGGCCCCCACCCCCGATGACTTCCACCCGCAGTTGGAAAAAATCAAGGAGCTTGTTGACCTGATGGGGCTCCGGCGGCTCGAGGTGCCGGGCTACGAGGCCGACGACGTGATTGGAACCCTGGCCAAAAAAGCAGAACAGGAGGGCTATCCAGTGCGCATCCTGACCGGCGATCGCGACAGCTTTCAGCTGCTCTCCGAGGCCGTGCAGGTGATGCTGCCCGACGGACGGCTAATGCACCCCCAGGCCGTGCAGGAGAAGTACGGTGTATCGGTGGCGCAGTGGGTGGATTACCGCTCGCTGGTGGGCGATTCTTCCGATAACCTGCCGGGAGCCAAGGGCATCGGAGAAAAGACCGCGGCCAAGCTCTTGCAGGAGTGGGGATCGCTGGAAGGTCTGTACGCAAACTTAGAAGCCCTGTCCCCCAAAATTCGTGCCAGCCTCGAGGAAAGCCGGGACAACATCCAACTCTCCCACGCGCTTTCACAGATCCACACCGACCTTCCCATCGAGATCGACTTCCGCGACTGCCACCGCCGCGAACCCGACCGCATGGCCCTGCGCGAAGCCCTGGAAAAACTCGAGTTCGGCTCCATTCTACGCGAGCTAAACCTGCTGGCCGCCCCTCCCGCCGCCGAGGAAGCCCCCTGGCCGCCGCCGCCCGAGGCCTTTCTGGGCTACACCCTCGACCGCGCCCAGCCCATGTGGGCCAACTGGGTGGGCCTGGCCGCCTTTGCCGAGGGCCGGGTGTACCGGGGCCAGCCCAGCCTACAGGAGCTCAAAAAGTTCCCCGAGATTCGAAGCATGGTAGCCAAAGACCTGTCGGTGCTGGCCCTCAAAGAAGGCGTCTGGGTGCCCCCCGGCGACGACCCCATGCTGCTGGCCTACCTCTACGACCCCTCCAACTCCGACCCCGCCAGCACCGTGCGGCGCTACGGGGCGGGGGACTGGAGCCCCGACCCTGCCGAGCGGGCCCAGGCTGCCCACATCCTGTGGCAGACCCTGCAAAGCCGCATCGGTGAGAACCCCAAAATCGAGTGGCTGTATCAGCAGATCGAAAAACCGCTCTCAGCGGTTTTGGCCCGAATCGAGGCCCGGGGCATCTCCCTCAATGCCGAATACCTGTTGCAACTTTCGGAAGAACTTGCCAAGGAAATTTCCTACCTCGAGGCCGAGATTCACCGGCTGGCCGGGCGTCCTTTTAATGTGAACTCGCGGGATCAGCTCGAGGTGGTGCTCTACGACGAGCTCAAACTGAGCGCCTCAGGCCGCAAGACCCAGACCGGCAAACGCTCCACCGCCGCCAGCGCGCTCGAGGAGCTTTTAGGCCAGCACCCCATCATTGACCGTATCCTGACCTACCGCGAGCTGACCAAGCTCAAAAGCACCTACCTCGACCCGCTCCCTAAGCTGATCCACCCCAAGACGGGCCGCCTGCACACCCGCTTCAACCAGACCGGCACCGCCACCGGACGGCTTTCCTCGGTAGACCCCAACCTGCAAAACATCCCCGTTCGTACCGAAATTGGCAGCCGCATCCGCAAGGCCTTCCGGGCCGCACCGGGGATGAAGCTGGTGGTGGCCGACTACTCCCAGATCGAGTTGCGGGTGCTGGCCCACCTCTCGGGCGACGAAAACCTAATCCAGGTTTTCCGCGAAGGCCGGGACATTCACACCCAGACCGCGGCCTGGATGTTCGGGTTGGAGCCGGACAAGGTGGGGGCCGAACAGCGCCGGGCCGCGAAGACTATTAACTTTGGTGTGCTCTACGGCATGTCGGCCCACCGCTTATCCAATGAGCTCTCCATCCCCTACGCCGAGGCCGAGAACTTTATCGAGCGCTACTTTGCCTCCTACCCCAAGGTGCGGGCCTGGATTGAGCGGGTGCTGGCCGCTGCCCGGCAGAACGGCTACGTAGAAACCATGTTTGGCCGCCGCCGCTTCGTGACCGACCTAGACTCGCGCATTCGCAGCGTGCGCGAAGCCGCCGAGCGCATGGCCTTCAATATGCCGGTGCAGGGCACCGCTGCCGACCTGATCAAGCTGGCCATGGTCAAGCTCCAGCCCGAGCTCGAGCCCCTGAAAGCCCACCTGGTGCTGCAGGTGCACGATGAGCTTCTGGTCGAGGCCCCTGCCGATAGGGCCGAGGCGGTGGCCGGGGTGGTGCGCGAGGTCATGCAGCAGGCCTGGGCTTTAGAGGTGCCCCTCGAGGTCGGCATTGGCATCGGGGAGAACTGGCTCGAGGCCAAGTAG
- a CDS encoding sigma-70 family RNA polymerase sigma factor, which translates to MSLKAFSDEALLALVARGEEAALQQIFRRYAGAFLGLARRLGLDSASQEDVVQEVFSKIWRNAREFDPRRASARAWLLAIAHHTTVDHLRRLEARPQALEPTEEEPEAFDLPGPGLDEEHHLDRIRLRRALAHLEPEEREVIEVL; encoded by the coding sequence ATGAGCCTCAAGGCCTTCTCAGACGAAGCTTTGCTGGCTTTGGTGGCCAGAGGAGAAGAGGCCGCCTTGCAGCAGATCTTTCGGCGCTATGCAGGGGCTTTCCTGGGCCTGGCGCGCCGCTTAGGCCTCGACTCAGCCAGCCAAGAGGATGTGGTGCAGGAAGTTTTTAGCAAGATCTGGAGAAACGCCCGCGAGTTTGACCCTCGGCGGGCCTCGGCGCGGGCCTGGCTTTTAGCGATAGCCCACCACACCACGGTGGATCACCTACGGCGCCTCGAGGCCCGTCCCCAGGCCCTCGAGCCCACCGAGGAGGAGCCCGAGGCCTTCGATCTGCCCGGCCCCGGCCTGGACGAGGAGCACCATCTGGATCGCATCCGGCTCCGCAGGGCCCTGGCCCACCTCGAGCCCGAGGAGCGGGAGGTTATCGAGGTGCTGTAG
- a CDS encoding fatty acid desaturase produces the protein MTEEQHLREYTKALKAKLPRYFFEPVPARLVYLPVFLALFGLCAWGIVATPYVWLKLLLSFGIGYSFIGLGFLAHEILHGAVTKHPIVRSVAGTIAFIPLLVGARLWRKWHNVEHHGHTQHPHDDPDAMGALETAIQKPFVKWMFRQVPALRSFFLFFSFTFWFSLHAHLMLRRFLPEFKPGERPVVIFQAVLPVLVWFLVLFWAGPLNFLFVFVLPWLMANFIAMSFIATNHLLNPITETNDPLLNSLTVRNPRWLEWLTLGFGYHIEHHVFPVLSPKYAHVVAQKIKELWPERYNELPHWKALFYLWKTPRLYRDHRNLIEPTTGQVFGTLGFGLEDGKFRRPKPARRKLGKKRLRD, from the coding sequence ATGACTGAAGAACAGCATCTGCGTGAGTACACAAAAGCCCTTAAAGCAAAGCTACCCCGTTACTTCTTTGAGCCGGTTCCGGCCCGCCTGGTCTATTTGCCGGTGTTTCTGGCCTTGTTTGGCCTGTGTGCCTGGGGCATTGTGGCAACGCCCTATGTCTGGCTCAAGCTACTGCTCTCATTTGGGATTGGGTATTCGTTTATTGGGCTGGGGTTTCTGGCCCACGAGATCCTGCACGGTGCGGTCACCAAACACCCCATCGTACGCTCGGTGGCCGGAACTATTGCCTTTATACCGCTGCTGGTAGGGGCCCGGCTATGGCGCAAATGGCACAACGTCGAGCACCATGGCCATACCCAGCACCCCCACGACGACCCCGATGCCATGGGGGCCCTGGAAACGGCGATTCAAAAACCTTTTGTGAAGTGGATGTTTCGCCAGGTGCCGGCGCTGCGGAGTTTTTTCCTGTTTTTCTCCTTTACCTTCTGGTTCAGTTTGCACGCCCACTTGATGCTCCGGCGTTTCCTGCCCGAGTTCAAACCGGGTGAGCGGCCTGTTGTAATTTTCCAGGCGGTTTTACCGGTGCTGGTCTGGTTCTTGGTGCTCTTCTGGGCAGGGCCGCTCAACTTTTTGTTTGTCTTTGTGCTTCCCTGGCTAATGGCCAACTTCATTGCTATGAGCTTTATTGCCACCAACCACCTGCTCAACCCCATCACCGAAACCAACGACCCCCTGCTCAACAGTCTCACGGTGCGGAACCCCCGGTGGCTCGAGTGGCTCACCCTGGGCTTTGGCTACCATATCGAGCACCATGTGTTTCCGGTGCTTTCGCCCAAGTACGCCCATGTGGTGGCGCAAAAAATCAAAGAGCTTTGGCCCGAGCGCTACAACGAGCTGCCCCACTGGAAAGCCCTGTTTTACCTCTGGAAGACCCCCCGCCTCTACCGCGACCACCGGAACCTGATCGAGCCCACCACTGGCCAGGTGTTTGGCACGCTGGGCTTTGGCCTGGAGGACGGCAAGTTCCGGCGACCCAAACCTGCCCGTCGTAAGTTGGGCAAAAAGCGGCTTCGCGACTAA